The proteins below are encoded in one region of Bacillus vallismortis:
- a CDS encoding IS3 family transposase (programmed frameshift) — MAKFKNEEKINAVLRYINGNESLLGIANHIGVHKRVLQYWVRKYQYHSEKAFLKSYTNYPVQYKLDVLDYMNEHGTSILETAAIFNLPSDSTLWNWQHVVQTQGADALKTKKKGRPSMKKKTGKQAPAIGSIEALQAENERLRMENEYFKKVECLSSKQGTITKQDKAQVVYDLRHKYPVKALLRLAGIPRSTYYYCVKHFDRPDRDADIKKMVQLIFKEHQGRYGYRRIRDELKNRGRKVNHKKVQRIMKALGLKCMIRKKKYRSYKGTTGKVAPNILARNFKAEKPNEKWVKDMTEFKLFGQKLYVSPVLDLFNGEIITYTIGLRPVYSLVSVMLDQAFKHLKDGDKPIMHSDQGWHYQMKHYRQALKERGITQSMSRKGNCYDNAVIENFFGILKSEFLYLKEFESIEHLKQELERYIDYYNQKRIKAKLKGMSPVQYRTHASKTA, encoded by the exons TTGGCTAAATTTAAAAACGAAGAAAAAATCAACGCGGTCTTACGCTATATAAACGGCAACGAGAGTTTGCTTGGGATCGCAAATCATATTGGAGTGCATAAAAGGGTACTCCAATATTGGGTGAGAAAATATCAATATCACAGTGAAAAAGCGTTCTTAAAGTCATATACAAATTATCCAGTCCAATATAAACTAGACGTACTTGACTATATGAATGAACATGGGACGTCTATCTTAGAAACAGCTGCGATATTTAATTTGCCTTCTGACTCAACGCTTTGGAACTGGCAGCACGTAGTACAAACACAAGGAGCAGACGCCCTCAAAACAAAGAAAAAGGGGCGTCCGTCCATGAAAAAGAAAACAGGAAAGCAAGCACCAGCTATAGGATCAATAGAAGCATTACAGGCGGAAAACGAACGGTTGCGTATGGAGAATGAGTATT TTAAAAAAGTTGAATGCCTTAGTTCAAAACAAGGAACAATCACCAAACAAGACAAAGCGCAAGTAGTCTATGATTTAAGGCATAAGTATCCGGTGAAAGCACTTCTCAGGCTCGCAGGTATCCCACGCAGCACCTACTATTACTGCGTAAAGCATTTTGATCGCCCTGATCGAGATGCCGACATAAAAAAGATGGTTCAGCTTATTTTTAAAGAACATCAAGGCCGGTATGGATACCGCCGTATTCGTGATGAACTAAAGAATCGGGGACGAAAGGTCAATCACAAGAAGGTGCAGCGCATCATGAAAGCCCTCGGACTAAAATGTATGATTCGAAAGAAGAAATATCGTTCATATAAAGGAACAACCGGCAAAGTGGCGCCTAACATTCTAGCGCGCAACTTTAAAGCTGAAAAGCCAAATGAAAAATGGGTCAAGGACATGACGGAGTTCAAATTATTTGGGCAGAAGCTGTACGTATCGCCCGTATTAGATCTGTTTAATGGTGAGATCATTACCTATACGATTGGTTTAAGGCCTGTTTATTCTCTTGTTTCGGTGATGCTTGATCAGGCATTCAAGCATTTGAAAGATGGGGACAAGCCCATTATGCATTCCGACCAAGGCTGGCATTACCAAATGAAGCATTATAGGCAAGCCTTAAAAGAACGCGGGATTACACAAAGCATGTCCCGAAAAGGCAACTGTTACGATAACGCAGTGATCGAGAATTTCTTCGGCATCCTAAAGTCTGAATTTCTGTACCTAAAAGAATTTGAAAGTATCGAACACTTAAAGCAAGAACTTGAACGATATATTGACTACTACAATCAAAAACGAATAAAGGCAAAACTAAAAGGCATGAGTCCGGTACAATACCGAACTCATGCCTCAAAAACTGCCTAA
- a CDS encoding HNH endonuclease signature motif containing protein, protein MQKSLKPCNEPGCPNLTRESYCEQHKRTKLGYDQHRESAAKRGYNSKWRQARLGYLSKHPFCVSCMMEGRQVPATVVDHIKPHKGDMKLFWNSGNWQPLCAPCHSRKTAKEDGGFGNRTSNMHV, encoded by the coding sequence ATGCAAAAATCATTAAAGCCTTGCAATGAACCCGGTTGTCCTAACCTAACAAGAGAGAGCTACTGTGAACAGCACAAGCGAACCAAGCTGGGCTATGATCAGCACCGGGAGTCCGCTGCAAAGCGTGGATATAACAGCAAGTGGAGGCAGGCACGTCTTGGCTACCTGTCAAAGCATCCTTTCTGTGTATCCTGCATGATGGAAGGTAGACAGGTGCCGGCAACAGTAGTCGATCATATCAAACCGCATAAAGGCGACATGAAACTCTTTTGGAACTCAGGCAACTGGCAGCCCTTATGTGCACCGTGCCACAGTAGAAAGACAGCGAAGGAGGATGGAGGATTTGGGAACAGAACATCAAACATGCATGTGTGA
- a CDS encoding transglycosylase, producing MEDLGTEHQTCMCDECGTMLLVKGCSKVRKHDDGIREHYIKCPRCRTEYTSYYTNADIRRMQQKVKKLFALRVTMKKETAFDLYTKKLKEAQKKLEAAMLQLKEEMSTPHPKISEG from the coding sequence ATGGAGGATTTGGGAACAGAACATCAAACATGCATGTGTGATGAATGTGGAACAATGCTCTTGGTCAAAGGATGCTCAAAGGTCAGGAAGCATGACGACGGCATCCGTGAGCATTATATCAAGTGTCCTCGATGTCGGACTGAGTATACATCCTATTATACCAATGCTGACATAAGACGCATGCAACAGAAGGTAAAGAAACTGTTTGCTCTTCGTGTAACGATGAAAAAGGAAACAGCATTCGATCTGTATACAAAGAAATTAAAAGAAGCACAAAAGAAATTAGAAGCCGCAATGCTGCAGTTGAAAGAGGAAATGAGCACCCCCCACCCTAAAATCTCTGAGGGGTGA
- a CDS encoding phage terminase small subunit P27 family, with protein sequence MARPRQPVDLLLVKGKKHLTQQEIEERREQEIKAPNDKVKAPSYLPKDLKREFKKIADELKNIGIMTNLDIDALARFLFARKLYLQVTEQLLERGPMKTVIVRKFDDEGNVIGEEEKLVPNDDYSELLINQDKLFKQCRQASSDLGLTISSRCRLVIPKKDDGKPKSKEEERFGGRM encoded by the coding sequence ATGGCTAGACCGCGGCAACCTGTTGATTTGCTACTGGTGAAAGGGAAGAAACACCTGACACAGCAAGAGATTGAAGAACGTCGAGAACAGGAAATAAAGGCACCAAACGACAAAGTGAAAGCTCCTTCTTATTTGCCAAAAGACTTAAAAAGAGAGTTTAAAAAGATAGCGGACGAGCTAAAAAACATCGGGATTATGACCAATTTAGATATTGATGCGCTTGCCCGTTTTTTGTTTGCCCGGAAATTATATTTGCAAGTAACAGAGCAATTGCTTGAACGGGGGCCGATGAAAACAGTGATCGTTAGAAAATTTGACGATGAAGGCAATGTAATAGGAGAAGAAGAAAAACTTGTTCCCAATGATGACTATTCTGAACTATTGATAAACCAAGACAAGCTGTTTAAACAATGCCGGCAAGCTTCCAGTGATTTAGGGCTGACCATTTCCTCTCGCTGTAGACTTGTCATCCCGAAAAAAGATGATGGGAAACCGAAGTCAAAAGAGGAAGAACGGTTCGGGGGCCGCATGTAA
- a CDS encoding terminase large subunit, which yields MQEINAEILIERVWSYAEKIRSGEIKASKKHRWAVERFFRDVERLADDDCPYYFDAEAVVDFYEWARQFRHVEGILSGQPIELTDFQLFIAANIYGFYKKENGARRFRKVYIQLARKNAKSQFLALMASYEIFPTQEKHRVFIAGWSREQSDEVYQAILEQLHHAPILKGKYSSANGRVKKYKTNSIIQPLSREARKLGDGKNPSIGIVDEYHAHETSEIYDVLDSGMVARRSPLMAVITTAGFHIKRPCFREYQYTSKILDPDIDTENDDYFVMICELDPEDDIKDESNWIKANPIVATYPEGMESLRAALKVALEVPEKMRSFLTKNMNRWVDQKDNGYMNMTKWRACSGDIPDLQGMSVYLGLDLSMTTDLTSVGYVAVQEGLFYVGQHSFMPEARAKEKMATDKVPYDLWKEMGYITYTAGEAVDYQRVEQWIMEFIHKHRFRPQEIVYDKWNALHLAQRLESKGLTTVEMPQRINHLSLPTKSFRENVYEGKVIHGDDPVLAWAINNAIMKIDPQENIMLDKAKSPQRIDPIAAVINAYARAMYFGNSGRVDLNEHFGSGNFSF from the coding sequence ATGCAAGAGATTAATGCCGAAATTCTCATTGAACGGGTATGGTCATACGCTGAGAAAATCCGTTCTGGTGAAATCAAGGCAAGCAAAAAGCACAGATGGGCGGTTGAGCGCTTTTTTCGAGATGTTGAACGCCTTGCAGATGATGACTGTCCTTATTATTTTGATGCCGAGGCTGTTGTTGATTTTTATGAATGGGCGCGGCAATTCAGACACGTCGAAGGGATTCTTTCCGGACAGCCGATTGAGCTTACAGACTTTCAGCTTTTTATAGCGGCTAATATCTACGGTTTCTATAAAAAAGAAAACGGTGCTCGGCGTTTCAGAAAAGTTTATATCCAGTTGGCCCGTAAAAATGCGAAATCGCAGTTTCTTGCTTTAATGGCGTCATACGAGATTTTTCCGACACAAGAAAAACACCGGGTATTTATCGCCGGCTGGTCCAGAGAACAATCCGATGAGGTTTATCAAGCCATACTCGAACAGCTGCATCATGCGCCCATACTGAAAGGGAAATACTCTTCAGCCAATGGGCGAGTAAAAAAATACAAGACAAACTCCATCATTCAGCCTTTATCTCGGGAAGCCCGTAAATTAGGAGACGGGAAAAACCCATCTATTGGGATAGTAGACGAATATCATGCTCATGAAACAAGTGAAATATATGATGTTCTTGACAGTGGTATGGTCGCGCGTCGCAGCCCGTTAATGGCTGTTATTACGACAGCCGGCTTTCATATAAAAAGGCCGTGTTTCAGGGAATATCAATATACAAGTAAAATCCTTGATCCAGACATTGACACGGAGAATGATGATTATTTTGTGATGATCTGTGAGCTTGATCCAGAGGACGATATAAAAGACGAATCAAACTGGATTAAAGCCAATCCAATTGTTGCAACGTATCCAGAGGGCATGGAGTCTTTGCGTGCTGCGCTTAAAGTAGCGCTGGAAGTTCCGGAGAAAATGAGAAGCTTCTTGACTAAAAATATGAATCGGTGGGTTGATCAAAAGGATAATGGATATATGAACATGACAAAATGGCGGGCATGCAGCGGCGACATTCCTGATCTGCAGGGCATGTCAGTTTATCTGGGGCTTGATCTGTCCATGACTACAGACTTAACATCCGTTGGATATGTGGCCGTGCAGGAGGGCTTGTTCTACGTTGGTCAACATTCCTTTATGCCGGAGGCGCGAGCAAAAGAAAAAATGGCCACCGATAAGGTGCCATATGACTTGTGGAAGGAGATGGGTTACATCACGTACACGGCAGGGGAAGCGGTTGATTATCAACGAGTCGAACAATGGATCATGGAATTCATTCATAAACATCGTTTTCGGCCACAAGAGATCGTATATGACAAATGGAACGCTCTTCATTTAGCTCAACGGCTTGAATCAAAAGGGCTTACGACTGTTGAGATGCCGCAAAGAATAAATCATCTTTCATTACCAACTAAGAGCTTTCGTGAAAATGTTTATGAGGGGAAAGTCATACACGGTGATGATCCAGTTTTAGCATGGGCTATCAATAACGCGATCATGAAAATTGATCCACAGGAAAATATCATGCTGGATAAAGCGAAATCCCCGCAAAGGATTGACCCTATTGCAGCGGTTATAAATGCGTATGCCCGTGCGATGTACTTCGGTAATAGTGGAAGAGTTGATTTGAATGAGCACTTTGGATCGGGAAATTTCAGTTTTTAG
- a CDS encoding phage portal protein has protein sequence MLIDRIFEKRSDSSDSEDGFNNILLNMFGGRKTASGERVSESNSLVHPDIFACVNVLSDDIAKLPIHTYRKTDVGIERKPDHKSAHAVYARPNPYMTAFTWKKLMMTHVLTWGNAFSYIQFGSHGFPEALIPLRPDFTNAYVHPTTGMLWYQTVVNGKTMELYDHEVLHFKGLSTDGIHGKSPIGVVREHIGAQAAATKYNAKLYKNEATPRGILKVPAFLDEKPKENVRKEWKRVNEGENIAIIDNGLEYQSISMPLQEAQFVESMKFNKAQISMIYKVPLHKLNELDKATFSNIEHQSIEYVRNTLQPWIVNFEQELNVKLFLDHDQKSGHYVKFNIDSELRGDSKTQAEYLKTLHETGVLNKDEIRELLERNPIENGDKYISSLNYVFLDFIEEYQRLKAGGAVKGGDIKNEG, from the coding sequence TTGTTAATAGATCGGATATTTGAGAAGCGTTCGGATTCGTCAGATAGTGAAGATGGTTTTAATAATATTTTATTAAACATGTTCGGCGGTCGGAAAACAGCAAGCGGTGAAAGAGTGAGTGAAAGTAATTCACTTGTGCATCCGGACATATTTGCATGTGTGAATGTATTGTCTGATGATATTGCAAAACTGCCAATTCACACTTATAGAAAAACGGACGTAGGCATAGAGCGAAAACCTGATCATAAGTCAGCGCATGCTGTTTATGCTCGGCCTAATCCTTACATGACAGCCTTCACATGGAAAAAACTCATGATGACTCATGTTCTGACTTGGGGAAATGCATTTTCCTATATACAATTCGGGTCACATGGTTTCCCAGAAGCGTTAATCCCATTACGACCTGATTTTACAAATGCTTATGTTCATCCAACAACAGGCATGTTGTGGTATCAAACGGTGGTCAATGGAAAGACCATGGAGCTGTATGATCATGAAGTGCTGCATTTTAAAGGACTGTCTACAGATGGCATACACGGAAAATCGCCCATAGGGGTAGTGAGGGAACATATCGGGGCGCAAGCGGCTGCCACAAAATATAACGCTAAACTGTACAAAAACGAGGCAACACCTCGGGGGATTTTGAAAGTCCCGGCATTCTTGGATGAAAAACCAAAAGAGAACGTGCGCAAAGAGTGGAAACGGGTAAACGAAGGTGAAAATATCGCCATCATAGATAACGGCTTGGAATATCAATCTATTTCCATGCCTCTACAAGAAGCTCAATTCGTTGAGTCCATGAAGTTTAACAAAGCCCAGATTTCCATGATTTATAAAGTGCCGTTGCATAAGCTAAACGAATTGGATAAAGCAACATTTTCAAATATTGAACATCAGTCTATTGAATATGTTAGGAACACACTGCAGCCATGGATCGTGAATTTTGAACAAGAGCTTAATGTGAAATTGTTTTTAGATCATGATCAGAAAAGCGGCCATTACGTGAAATTCAATATAGACAGCGAGCTGCGCGGCGACAGTAAGACGCAGGCGGAGTATTTGAAAACACTGCATGAAACAGGGGTGCTGAATAAAGACGAAATCAGAGAATTGCTTGAGCGCAACCCTATTGAAAACGGTGATAAGTATATATCAAGCTTAAATTATGTATTCCTTGATTTCATAGAAGAATATCAGCGCCTTAAAGCTGGCGGTGCCGTGAAAGGGGGTGACATCAAGAATGAAGGATAA
- a CDS encoding HK97 family phage prohead protease translates to MKDKEVRQLTTPIEIRSEGEGQSEFIEGYALKFEKWSERLGWFKEIISRNALDSADFSNVIALFNHQQDFPLARNTVSGDSGRLDLEIDGIGLKFRFKPSDTSYARDLMENVRSGVINQCSFAFSLDYGDADADEWRLNEDEDIYERRINRINRIFDISLVTTPAYSDTEAVVGARSLEKVEQLKESRDASDETLKMELELLDLVLPE, encoded by the coding sequence ATGAAGGATAAAGAGGTCCGGCAGTTAACAACACCCATTGAAATACGTTCAGAAGGTGAAGGGCAAAGCGAATTTATCGAAGGATACGCTTTGAAATTTGAAAAATGGTCAGAGCGTCTGGGGTGGTTCAAGGAGATTATTAGCAGGAATGCACTCGATTCAGCCGATTTTTCAAACGTTATTGCCCTTTTTAATCATCAGCAAGACTTTCCTTTGGCGAGAAATACTGTCTCAGGCGATTCTGGGCGTCTAGACCTTGAAATAGATGGAATAGGTCTCAAATTCAGATTTAAGCCCTCAGACACGTCATACGCGCGTGATTTAATGGAAAATGTCCGCAGTGGTGTTATTAATCAATGCTCTTTTGCTTTTTCACTCGATTATGGTGACGCAGACGCGGACGAATGGCGGCTGAATGAAGACGAGGACATCTATGAGAGAAGAATCAATAGAATCAATCGTATTTTTGATATTTCTCTTGTCACAACGCCGGCCTACAGTGATACAGAGGCTGTCGTGGGCGCCCGCAGTTTAGAAAAAGTGGAGCAGTTGAAGGAGAGCCGCGACGCATCAGATGAAACATTAAAAATGGAATTGGAACTACTTGACCTTGTACTCCCGGAGTAA
- a CDS encoding phage major capsid protein, whose protein sequence is MPMQMSKKEIELRQQFTEKKQQADKALQEGKTDQARALLDEVKQLKNQIDLMTEGRSLDVPDLLGGVNFVPEQERNPEGRTGDTGAKEERQKMFAQAFMKSLRGKRLSDEERDLFESEEFRAMSGKNEEDGGILIPEDISRLIKELKREQVHQLEQYVTVEPVATRSGSRMLEKNSDLTPFAVLEEMDEIQETDQPKFSKLSYNIVDYAGILPLSNTLLQDTDQAIMAYVAKWFVKKSITTRNALILAILDNLKKTEFKGLDAIKKTLNVTLDPAISPNAIIMTNQDGFNYLDQLKDADGKYLLKDIPSEPTNKMLFGRRVVVIPNKVLKTKSGKAPVIVGDLKEAIVLFDRQQQSIASTDVGAGAFETNTTKVRAIEREDVKLWDSEAVVYGQLTLPTE, encoded by the coding sequence ATGCCAATGCAAATGAGCAAAAAAGAAATTGAATTAAGGCAACAATTTACTGAAAAGAAGCAGCAAGCAGACAAGGCGCTGCAGGAGGGAAAAACCGATCAAGCGCGTGCCTTGCTTGATGAAGTGAAGCAGCTCAAGAATCAAATCGACTTGATGACCGAAGGGCGTTCTCTTGATGTGCCTGACTTGCTGGGCGGTGTGAATTTTGTGCCGGAGCAGGAACGGAATCCAGAAGGTAGGACAGGTGATACAGGAGCGAAAGAGGAGCGTCAAAAGATGTTCGCTCAAGCATTCATGAAGTCTCTTCGCGGTAAGCGTTTGAGTGATGAGGAACGTGATCTTTTTGAAAGCGAAGAGTTTCGGGCAATGTCCGGAAAAAATGAAGAAGACGGCGGCATCCTGATCCCGGAAGATATTTCTAGACTAATCAAAGAGTTAAAACGGGAGCAAGTGCATCAGCTGGAGCAATACGTGACTGTTGAGCCAGTTGCAACTCGTTCTGGAAGTCGGATGCTTGAAAAAAATAGTGATTTGACTCCGTTTGCAGTTCTTGAAGAAATGGACGAGATTCAAGAAACGGATCAACCGAAATTCTCGAAACTCTCCTATAACATTGTGGATTATGCCGGTATATTGCCACTTTCAAATACATTGCTTCAAGACACAGATCAAGCAATCATGGCCTATGTTGCTAAGTGGTTTGTGAAGAAATCAATCACAACTCGTAATGCTTTGATTTTAGCGATTCTTGATAATTTGAAAAAGACCGAATTTAAAGGTCTGGATGCTATCAAAAAGACTTTAAACGTAACGCTTGATCCAGCAATATCACCAAACGCAATTATCATGACTAACCAAGACGGATTTAACTATCTTGATCAGTTAAAGGATGCAGACGGTAAATATCTGCTTAAAGATATTCCTTCTGAACCGACAAACAAAATGTTATTTGGCCGTCGGGTAGTAGTCATTCCAAACAAGGTATTAAAAACGAAATCAGGAAAAGCACCTGTTATTGTCGGTGACCTTAAAGAAGCAATTGTATTATTTGACCGTCAGCAACAATCCATTGCCTCTACCGATGTCGGTGCCGGTGCATTTGAGACAAATACAACTAAAGTGCGCGCAATTGAGCGTGAAGACGTCAAACTGTGGGATTCTGAGGCGGTCGTGTATGGTCAATTGACGTTGCCTACTGAGTAA